The Paracoccus sp. MA genome contains a region encoding:
- a CDS encoding ABC transporter substrate-binding protein, whose amino-acid sequence MGKFSRGALRPVVLAALMGGIALPAVADELFYVAGGVGKQAQHFKELVKPWEERSGHTVTLVPMPQSSSDQFAQYRLWLAAGTRDVDLYQTDVIWAPQLSEYFVDLSEAAKDIVGEHFPSVIESQTADGKLVALPLYTDAPALYYRADLLEKYGKEVPGTWAELTETARLIQDGERAAGQGDLWGFVWQGNAYEGLTCNALEWVKSFGGGQIVEADGTVSINNPQAVAALELAASWIGTISPRGVLAHKEEEARGVWQTGNAVFMRNWPYAFALSAGADSAVKGKFDVAPLPAGSEETGSASTLGGWNVAVSKFSTKQEAAVDLALYLASAEAQKRRALLDGNLPTVVALYDDPEIAEAVPLIPRWKEVFANAVPRPSGPVKSKYNEVSSKFWSAVHDTLSGKGTAAENLELLELDLTDLQGSGW is encoded by the coding sequence ATGGGGAAATTCAGCCGGGGCGCGCTGCGTCCGGTGGTATTGGCCGCGCTGATGGGCGGCATCGCGCTGCCCGCCGTGGCGGACGAGCTGTTCTATGTCGCGGGCGGCGTCGGCAAGCAGGCCCAGCACTTCAAGGAGCTTGTGAAGCCCTGGGAGGAACGCAGCGGCCATACCGTGACGCTGGTGCCGATGCCGCAGTCCAGCTCGGACCAGTTCGCGCAATACCGGCTGTGGCTGGCGGCGGGCACCAGGGACGTTGACCTGTATCAGACGGACGTGATCTGGGCGCCGCAGCTTTCCGAATATTTCGTCGATCTGTCCGAGGCGGCCAAGGACATCGTCGGCGAACATTTCCCCTCGGTCATCGAAAGCCAGACTGCGGACGGCAAGCTGGTGGCGCTGCCGCTTTATACCGATGCCCCGGCGCTTTACTACCGCGCGGACCTGCTGGAGAAATACGGCAAGGAGGTGCCCGGGACCTGGGCCGAGCTGACCGAAACCGCCAGGCTGATCCAGGACGGCGAGCGGGCCGCGGGGCAGGGCGACCTGTGGGGTTTCGTCTGGCAGGGCAACGCCTATGAGGGGCTGACCTGCAACGCGCTGGAATGGGTGAAATCCTTTGGCGGCGGCCAGATCGTCGAGGCGGACGGCACCGTCTCGATCAACAACCCGCAGGCGGTGGCGGCGCTGGAACTGGCGGCCAGCTGGATCGGCACCATCAGCCCGCGCGGCGTTCTGGCGCACAAGGAAGAAGAGGCGCGCGGCGTCTGGCAGACCGGCAACGCCGTTTTCATGCGCAACTGGCCCTATGCCTTCGCGCTGAGCGCGGGCGCGGACAGTGCGGTCAAGGGCAAGTTCGACGTGGCGCCGCTGCCGGCGGGCTCGGAGGAGACCGGCTCGGCCTCGACGCTGGGCGGTTGGAACGTCGCGGTGTCGAAATTCTCGACCAAGCAGGAGGCGGCGGTCGATCTGGCGCTCTATCTCGCCTCGGCCGAGGCGCAGAAGCGCCGCGCGCTGCTGGACGGCAACCTGCCGACCGTGGTCGCGCTCTACGACGACCCCGAGATCGCCGAGGCGGTGCCGCTGATCCCGCGCTGGAAAGAGGTCTTCGCCAATGCCGTGCCGCGCCCCTCCGGGCCGGTCAAGAGCAAGTATAACGAGGTCTCGTCGAAATTCTGGTCGGCCGTGCATGACACGCTGTCGGGCAAGGGCACGGCGGCCGAGAACCTGGAGCTGCTGGAGCTGGATCTGACCGATCTGCAAGGCTCGGGCTGGTAA
- a CDS encoding SCO family protein: MADIKRGSGLRPLRYALWALVVLALAGLGWFQFVAPRAGTGSLSDAGTASLGRGDYRLAATDGTEFTQATLQGQPSAVFFGFTHCPDVCPTTLGDVASWQEELGEAGKDLRVFFVTVDPERDTVEALREYVSWVPGVIGVSGAPEEVAKAVKAFRIYARKSPQEGGDYSMDHSSTLLLFDRDGDYAGLIGYQEDRERAMASLRRLLES; this comes from the coding sequence ATGGCGGACATTAAGCGGGGCTCGGGGCTGCGTCCCTTGCGCTATGCGCTCTGGGCGCTGGTGGTGCTGGCGCTGGCCGGACTGGGCTGGTTCCAGTTCGTCGCGCCCCGTGCGGGCACGGGCTCGCTAAGCGATGCCGGCACCGCCTCGCTGGGTCGGGGCGATTACCGCCTCGCCGCCACGGACGGCACGGAATTCACCCAGGCGACGCTGCAGGGCCAGCCCTCGGCGGTGTTCTTCGGCTTCACCCATTGCCCGGACGTCTGCCCGACCACGCTGGGCGACGTCGCGAGCTGGCAGGAGGAGCTGGGCGAGGCCGGCAAGGATCTGCGGGTGTTCTTCGTCACCGTCGATCCCGAGCGCGATACGGTCGAGGCGTTGCGCGAATATGTCTCGTGGGTGCCGGGCGTGATCGGCGTCTCGGGCGCGCCGGAAGAGGTCGCCAAGGCGGTCAAGGCCTTCCGCATCTATGCCCGCAAATCGCCGCAAGAGGGCGGGGATTACAGCATGGACCATTCCTCGACCTTGCTGCTGTTCGACCGCGACGGCGATTATGCCGGGCTGATCGGCTATCAGGAGGACCGCGAGCGGGCCATGGCCAGCCTGCGGCGCCTGCTGGAAAGCTGA
- a CDS encoding DUF1775 domain-containing protein, with amino-acid sequence MKNPVFGAFCASALALAAAPALAHATLEQSEARAGAAYRAVIRIGHGCDGQATNTLRVQLPEGFYNAKPMPKAGWTLETVKGPYARPFDNHGTPMTEGTREVVWSGGDLQDDWYDEFVIRGTVGADVTPGTVLYFSTVQECADGKEEWIDVTGSKEVPNPAPGVTVTAGKAGHGHGHGHGDHAKAGPITLGDLTLSGPFTRATPPGAPVAGGFLTVANAGADDRLVSASVDFAGRAEIHEMAMEGDVMKMRQLAEGLPIPAGATVELKPGGYHLMFMELKQPLVEGETVNVTLHFEKAGEVEVPMTVGPMNAGKHGGKDGGHGGH; translated from the coding sequence ATGAAGAACCCTGTCTTTGGCGCATTCTGCGCCTCGGCGCTGGCCCTTGCCGCCGCGCCCGCCCTTGCCCATGCCACGCTGGAGCAGTCTGAGGCCCGCGCCGGCGCCGCCTATCGCGCGGTGATCCGCATCGGCCATGGCTGCGACGGCCAGGCGACCAACACCCTGCGCGTGCAGCTGCCCGAGGGCTTCTACAATGCCAAGCCCATGCCCAAGGCCGGCTGGACGCTGGAAACGGTCAAGGGCCCCTATGCCCGGCCCTTCGACAATCACGGCACGCCGATGACCGAGGGCACGCGAGAGGTGGTCTGGTCCGGCGGCGATCTGCAGGACGACTGGTATGACGAATTCGTCATCCGCGGCACGGTCGGCGCCGATGTGACGCCGGGCACGGTGCTGTATTTCTCGACCGTGCAGGAATGCGCGGACGGCAAGGAGGAATGGATCGACGTCACCGGCAGCAAGGAAGTCCCGAACCCCGCCCCGGGCGTGACGGTCACGGCGGGCAAGGCCGGGCATGGCCATGGCCACGGCCACGGCGACCATGCGAAGGCCGGGCCGATCACGCTGGGCGACCTGACGCTGAGCGGGCCCTTCACCCGCGCCACGCCCCCCGGTGCCCCGGTGGCGGGCGGCTTCCTGACCGTCGCCAATGCCGGCGCGGACGACCGGCTGGTCTCGGCCAGCGTCGATTTCGCCGGCCGGGCCGAGATCCACGAGATGGCGATGGAGGGCGATGTCATGAAGATGCGCCAGCTTGCCGAGGGCCTGCCGATCCCGGCCGGGGCGACGGTTGAACTGAAGCCCGGCGGCTATCACCTGATGTTCATGGAGCTGAAGCAGCCGCTGGTCGAGGGCGAGACCGTGAATGTCACGCTGCATTTCGAGAAGGCCGGCGAGGTCGAGGTGCCGATGACGGTCGGGCCGATGAATGCCGGCAAGCACGGCGGAAAGGATGGTGGACATGGCGGACATTAA
- a CDS encoding DUF2946 family protein gives MQVRGAYRDAGLTRGARLFRWLAVLPFLLFSLILPGTMVARDAQGSITVVLCSGEGPVEMAVAADGSLVPAGKASHGDPHGCDWAPHGQPLLEGAMQAAPTPLLQALRMARALDRPGPPHRVEMLVPSARGPPARV, from the coding sequence ATGCAGGTTCGGGGCGCATATCGTGATGCAGGGCTGACGCGCGGCGCACGGCTGTTCCGCTGGCTGGCGGTGCTGCCCTTCCTGCTGTTCTCGCTGATCCTGCCCGGCACCATGGTCGCCCGCGATGCGCAGGGCAGCATCACCGTGGTGCTCTGCTCGGGCGAGGGGCCGGTCGAGATGGCCGTGGCCGCCGATGGCAGCCTGGTCCCGGCCGGCAAGGCCTCGCATGGCGATCCGCATGGCTGTGACTGGGCACCGCATGGCCAGCCGCTTCTGGAGGGCGCCATGCAGGCGGCGCCGACGCCGCTGTTGCAGGCGCTGCGCATGGCGCGGGCGCTGGACCGGCCCGGCCCGCCGCATCGCGTCGAGATGCTGGTCCCCTCGGCGCGGGGACCGCCGGCACGCGTCTGA
- a CDS encoding iron ABC transporter permease, which yields MLVLLPVLALGLFALRGSPGLWAHLVSNVLPVAARQTVILLLGVGFIVATLGTVTAWLVAACDFPGRRIFGWALLLPLAVPTYIVAYAYLDLLHPVGPVQGAIRGWLGYASPREFRLPDIRSMPGCILLLGLVLYPYVYLPVRALFAMQAGNLLDAGRTLGAGPVATFLRVAIPLARPAVAIGTALALMEAMNDIGAAEFLGVRTLTVSVYSTWINRSDLPGAAQIALAMLAITMALVMLERRGRKRQRYAAGAQPLRRMRLRGWRAWGATLVCALPVAFGFAAPAWYLVGAAWARYRFAGLSPRILEEAGNTAFFAALATLVALLLGLVVTGAARMRPGRLTQTMARLSTLGYAVPGTILAIGLLPVIALADRQIAAASQALLGVGPGLLLLGSGAALIYAYVARFLAIATGGIEAGLSRVPRSLDHVARTLGRSPGQVFREVHVPISRPALAASGLLIFVDCVKELPATLLLRPLNFETLSTHLYGEAARGTYEDAAIAALIIVAIGILPVMVLARTIRR from the coding sequence GTGCTGGTTCTGCTGCCGGTGCTGGCGCTGGGGCTGTTCGCGCTTCGGGGCAGTCCGGGGCTCTGGGCGCATCTGGTCAGCAACGTGCTGCCGGTCGCGGCGCGGCAGACGGTGATCCTGCTTCTGGGCGTCGGCTTCATCGTCGCGACGCTGGGCACGGTGACGGCCTGGCTGGTCGCGGCCTGCGACTTTCCCGGGCGGCGCATCTTCGGCTGGGCGCTGCTGCTGCCGCTGGCGGTGCCGACCTATATCGTCGCCTATGCCTATCTGGACCTTCTGCATCCGGTCGGCCCGGTGCAGGGCGCGATCCGCGGCTGGCTGGGCTATGCCAGCCCGCGCGAGTTCCGCCTGCCCGACATCCGCTCGATGCCGGGCTGCATCCTGCTGCTGGGGCTGGTGCTTTACCCCTATGTCTACCTGCCGGTGCGGGCGCTGTTCGCCATGCAGGCCGGCAACCTGCTGGACGCGGGCCGCACGCTGGGGGCGGGGCCGGTCGCCACCTTCCTGCGCGTGGCGATTCCGCTGGCCCGGCCCGCCGTCGCCATCGGCACGGCGCTGGCGCTGATGGAGGCGATGAACGATATCGGCGCGGCCGAGTTCCTGGGCGTGCGCACGCTGACCGTCTCGGTCTATTCGACCTGGATCAACCGCTCGGACCTGCCGGGGGCGGCGCAGATCGCGCTGGCGATGCTGGCCATCACCATGGCGCTGGTCATGCTGGAGCGGCGCGGTCGCAAGCGCCAGCGTTACGCGGCCGGCGCGCAGCCCCTGCGGCGCATGCGCCTGCGCGGCTGGCGGGCCTGGGGTGCGACGCTGGTCTGCGCGCTGCCGGTCGCCTTCGGCTTCGCGGCGCCGGCCTGGTATCTGGTCGGTGCGGCCTGGGCGCGATACCGCTTCGCCGGGCTGTCGCCGCGCATCCTCGAGGAGGCCGGCAACACCGCCTTCTTCGCCGCGCTGGCGACGCTGGTCGCGCTGCTCTTGGGACTGGTGGTAACCGGCGCGGCGCGGATGCGGCCCGGACGGCTGACCCAGACCATGGCGCGGCTTTCGACGCTGGGCTATGCGGTGCCGGGCACCATCCTGGCCATCGGGCTTCTGCCGGTGATCGCGCTGGCCGACCGCCAGATCGCCGCCGCCTCGCAGGCGCTGCTGGGCGTGGGGCCGGGGCTTTTGCTGCTCGGCTCGGGGGCGGCGCTGATCTATGCCTATGTCGCGCGCTTCCTTGCCATCGCCACCGGCGGCATCGAGGCGGGGCTGAGCCGGGTGCCGCGCTCGCTCGACCATGTGGCGCGGACGCTGGGCCGCAGCCCCGGCCAGGTGTTCCGCGAGGTGCATGTGCCGATCTCGCGACCGGCGCTGGCGGCCTCGGGACTGCTGATCTTTGTCGATTGCGTCAAGGAGCTGCCCGCCACGCTGCTGCTGCGGCCGCTGAACTTCGAGACCCTCTCGACGCATCTTTACGGCGAGGCGGCGCGCGGCACCTACGAGGACGCCGCCATCGCCGCGCTGATCATCGTGGCCATCGGCATCCTGCCGGTCATGGTGCTGGCGCGGACGATCCGGCGATGA
- a CDS encoding extracellular solute-binding protein, with protein MRVGLSGLIGAVLAAQAVAASAQELNLYTTREPNLIEPLLASFSESTGVKVNTIFLKDGLAERVEQEGEASPADVLMTVDIGNLVDLVDRGLTQPVESEALAAAIPENLRDKDGNWFALSQRARVLYADKDLDLASFTYEDLAKPEWQGKVCIRSGQHPYNVALTASYIVHHGEEAAKTWLEGVKANLARTAGGGDRDVARDIMGGICEIGIANSYYVGLMRSGAGGPEQEEWVKAIKVVLPTFEGGGTQVNVSGAAVAKHAPNKDQAVQLLEYLVSDEAQKIYAEANFEYPVKPGVAVSPVIEDIADLNADGTDLTEIARQRKAASELAEAVGFDN; from the coding sequence ATGCGTGTTGGACTATCTGGACTGATCGGTGCCGTGCTGGCTGCGCAGGCGGTTGCCGCAAGCGCCCAGGAGCTGAATCTTTACACCACGCGCGAGCCGAATCTGATCGAGCCGCTGCTGGCCTCGTTCAGCGAATCGACCGGGGTGAAGGTGAACACCATCTTCCTCAAGGACGGGCTGGCCGAGCGGGTCGAGCAGGAGGGCGAGGCTTCGCCCGCCGACGTGCTGATGACCGTGGATATCGGCAACCTGGTCGATCTGGTCGATCGCGGCCTGACCCAGCCGGTCGAATCCGAGGCGCTGGCGGCCGCCATCCCCGAGAACCTGCGCGACAAGGACGGCAACTGGTTCGCGCTGTCGCAGCGCGCGCGGGTGCTTTACGCCGACAAGGATCTGGATCTGGCGAGCTTCACCTATGAGGATCTCGCCAAGCCGGAATGGCAGGGCAAGGTCTGCATCCGCTCGGGCCAGCATCCCTATAACGTGGCGCTGACCGCCTCCTATATCGTGCATCACGGCGAGGAAGCCGCGAAGACCTGGCTGGAGGGCGTCAAGGCGAACCTGGCCCGCACTGCCGGCGGCGGCGACCGCGACGTGGCCCGCGACATCATGGGCGGCATCTGCGAGATCGGCATCGCTAATTCCTATTATGTCGGCCTGATGCGCAGCGGCGCCGGCGGCCCCGAGCAGGAGGAATGGGTCAAGGCGATCAAGGTCGTCCTGCCGACCTTCGAGGGCGGCGGCACCCAGGTGAACGTCTCGGGGGCGGCGGTGGCCAAGCACGCGCCGAACAAGGACCAGGCGGTGCAGCTGCTGGAATACCTGGTTTCGGACGAGGCGCAGAAAATCTATGCCGAGGCGAATTTCGAATATCCGGTCAAGCCCGGCGTCGCGGTCAGCCCGGTGATCGAGGATATTGCCGATCTCAATGCCGACGGCACCGACCTGACCGAGATCGCCCGCCAGCGCAAGGCGGCGAGCGAGCTGGCCGAGGCGGTGGGCTTCGACAACTGA
- a CDS encoding ABC transporter ATP-binding protein: MNQFASPPPWASQMDARDDAPDAAPFRPMLEVEALCRRFGPVSAVEDVGFRVARGEVTCLLGPSGCGKSTTLRMIAGIERPDSGAVRIGGQAMSDASAFLPPERRPVGLVFQDFALFPHLDVAANVGFGLQGPARQNRTRIGELLERVGLSGHAAKYPHELSGGEQQRVALIRALAPRPCLMLMDEPFSSLDHRLRDGVRDAALDLLRETETTVLMVTHDPEEAMLMGHRIAVMRRGRLIQEGRPDELYDRPADRGVAAFFSDLNIVSGRVAGGRVQTVLGSFPAPGLAEGSRAEVVIRPQHLVPAETGGTPARVERARYLGRESLIETRLEPGGAAMKSRIPGLVLPAPGSMIRLAALPGSAMVFAGDGA; encoded by the coding sequence ATGAACCAATTCGCCAGCCCTCCCCCCTGGGCCAGCCAGATGGACGCGCGGGACGACGCGCCTGATGCCGCGCCATTCCGGCCCATGCTGGAGGTCGAGGCGCTGTGCCGCCGCTTCGGCCCGGTCTCGGCGGTCGAGGATGTCGGCTTCCGCGTGGCACGGGGCGAGGTGACCTGCCTGCTCGGCCCTTCGGGCTGCGGCAAGTCCACCACGCTGCGGATGATCGCCGGCATCGAGCGGCCCGATTCCGGCGCCGTCCGCATCGGCGGCCAGGCCATGTCCGATGCCAGCGCCTTCCTGCCGCCCGAGCGGCGCCCGGTGGGGCTGGTGTTCCAGGATTTCGCGCTGTTCCCGCATCTGGACGTGGCGGCCAATGTCGGTTTCGGCCTGCAGGGCCCGGCCCGGCAGAACCGCACCCGAATCGGGGAACTGCTGGAGCGGGTCGGCCTATCCGGCCATGCCGCGAAATACCCGCACGAGCTTTCGGGCGGCGAGCAGCAGCGCGTCGCGCTGATCCGGGCCCTGGCGCCCCGCCCCTGCCTGATGCTGATGGACGAGCCTTTCTCGAGCCTCGACCACCGGCTGCGCGACGGGGTGCGCGACGCGGCGCTGGACCTGCTGCGCGAGACCGAGACCACGGTGCTGATGGTCACCCACGACCCCGAGGAGGCGATGCTGATGGGCCATCGCATCGCGGTCATGCGCCGGGGCCGGCTGATCCAGGAAGGCCGCCCGGACGAGCTTTACGACCGCCCGGCGGATCGCGGCGTGGCGGCATTTTTCTCGGACCTGAACATCGTCTCGGGTCGGGTGGCGGGCGGCCGGGTGCAGACCGTGCTGGGCAGCTTTCCCGCCCCCGGCCTTGCCGAAGGCAGCCGGGCCGAGGTCGTCATCCGCCCGCAGCACCTGGTCCCGGCCGAGACCGGCGGCACCCCGGCGCGGGTCGAGCGCGCCCGCTATCTGGGCCGCGAAAGCCTGATCGAGACCCGGCTGGAGCCCGGCGGGGCGGCGATGAAATCCCGCATCCCCGGGCTGGTCCTGCCCGCGCCCGGCAGCATGATCCGGCTGGCCGCCCTGCCCGGCAGCGCCATGGTCTTTGCCGGCGACGGCGCCTAG